In Haliscomenobacter hydrossis DSM 1100, the DNA window AAAAGTTAAAAGCGAATAGCGAAAAGTAATTTTAAAAAAAAGATAGATTTACGGCAATTTCACCATTTGTTGTCGCAGCAAATGATCGGCCAGTACCAGTGCGGCCATGGATTCTACAATCGGCACCGCTCTTGGTAGCACACAAGGATCGTGGCGTCCCTTGCCCGTGACGGTCACCGCTTCTCCTTGTTCATTCACCGACTCTTGCTCGGGGATGATGGTGGCAACGGGTTTGAAAGCCACCCGAAAGGTGATGTCCATGCCATTGGAAATGCCGCCCTGGATGCCTCCGGAGTGGTTGGTACGGGTGAGGATTTTGCCGTCTTCCTGATAAAAACTATCGTTGTGTTCCGAGCCGCGCATGCTCACACCCGCAAAACCCGAACCGTATTCAAAACCTTTACAAGCATTGATGCTCAGCATGGCTTTACCGAGGTCGGCGTGGAGTTTGTCAAAAGCGGGTTCACCCAGGCCTACCGGGCAACCCGTGATCACCGCGCTGACTACCCCGCCGATGGTATCGCCGTCTTTGCGCACAGCTTTGATCAGGTCAATCATTTGTTCGGCCATGGCCGGGTCAGGGCAGCGCACATCATTGGATTCAGTGAGGGAAAGATCAAGCTCTGTGGCGGATTTTTGCAGAATCAAAGGCCCCACTTGGCTCACATAAGCCTGGATGTGTACCCCTTGTTGAGCCAAGAGTAGTTTGGCAATCGCCCCGGCAGCTACGCGTGCAGCCGTCTCCCGAGCTGAAGAACGACCACCACCACGGTAGTCGCGGATGCCGTATTTGACCTGATAGGTATAATCGGCGTGCGAGGGGCGGTATTTATCGGCAATGTGGCCGTAGTCTTGCGAGCGTTGATCGCCATTGTAAATGACCATCGCCAGGGGAGTGCCCGTACTTTTGCCTTCAAAAATGCCCGACAAAATCTGGACGGTATCACTTTCTT includes these proteins:
- the aroC gene encoding chorismate synthase; its protein translation is MAGSIFGSAFRISTFGESHGKAIGVVIDGCPAGLVIDEEFIQSELDRRRPGQSNIVTQRKESDTVQILSGIFEGKSTGTPLAMVIYNGDQRSQDYGHIADKYRPSHADYTYQVKYGIRDYRGGGRSSARETAARVAAGAIAKLLLAQQGVHIQAYVSQVGPLILQKSATELDLSLTESNDVRCPDPAMAEQMIDLIKAVRKDGDTIGGVVSAVITGCPVGLGEPAFDKLHADLGKAMLSINACKGFEYGSGFAGVSMRGSEHNDSFYQEDGKILTRTNHSGGIQGGISNGMDITFRVAFKPVATIIPEQESVNEQGEAVTVTGKGRHDPCVLPRAVPIVESMAALVLADHLLRQQMVKLP